From Oryzias latipes chromosome 18, ASM223467v1:
CGTCTGAAACCATACCAGAAGATGAGGATGCAGACAGGAAAGCTGAGGAAGAAGTAGGTGAATGTGAGGGAGGTGACCAAAATGATGGAGGTTTTTTCATTGAAGCATGAAAAAAGGACGGGATAGAGGGAGGAGTTCAGTGAACAAATGGGCGGAGACATGTGGAAGATGGTGGAGGAAGAGTTGACCTGCATTTTTCACGGTTTCaagcctgaaaaaaaaagacaaagacttTCATTTGTGGTTTTACGATCTAAAAGATACAAACaggtatcatcagcatataaTGAgaacatttgaattttaatcagAAAGTCTCAcagactggaaaaaaacatgGCTACCCTTCTAAGCTGAGCTATGACCTAGTGTAGGGTATCCACCCTGGAAGGTCATGGGTTCAAATCCATGCCTGAGTGATAACTAAAGACCCTTAGAAATGTGACCCACTTCTTTCCTGCTTTGCCCTCAGCATAAAGTGGTTGGactggggggttaaaccaccaaatggttcttgTGTCTACAGCTCGCCACTCCCCCAGTGggcaaatgcagagaacaaatgtcCAACATCCAGGTGTGTGAAAACTAACGggagtttaaaattaaaaaaattaaaattaagtcATTTTTGCACGTTTATCTAGAAATATTTATAACTTTGttatctgtgtttgtgttttttctgtctgcgcCCGAACCCATCTTCGgaagacaaatatttaaaacattttttttaaacaaaaaaggattttcccaaaagcaaatatttgacTTTATACAATAATTACCATGAAAAACAGTGAGACTCATTCCTGGTTGTCAGTTTAACTGATGCAAATACTGAACATTGATTTTCTATTACAGGCAGGCAGTGATGTTCAAACAAACGCGTACAAACACAGAATCATTCAAATGGAAAAATCAAACTCAATAatgaaaacataataataaaaacttctgctttaaaaaccgtttacacttttttctttgaataaacTGAACTTACGTGTTGTGCTTGCGTTTATTTTGGCATTCGGCGGCTCGTCTTTTAGGACAACCTTTTTCTGAGTAAACAGACGTGTGGAAGAGCCAGATGGAGCCGGCTATCTGCATCATGCAAATCCACTGTTATTGTTGGGTTGGTTTtcatttgtgagtgtgtgttttttttgacaGGTGCGCGTCTATGGAAATACTTTACCCATAAATCACTTTTcttgactgtttttgttttactgtcacagaaaatgaaaagcaaaaaaaagcctAAAGATGGTTATAACTTGTTATAATATTCTTTGTAAAACAAACATGACTTAGTAAAGGAAACTGTTTAAGTGGTTTTTATGACTTATGACTATAAATTAaagtataaatataaacataCATGATGACACGAGACCACTTCACATGTTTTAATCTTGGACTGGAGGAAATGCTCtgttctctgttttgtttttaaccatattttaattttggtttGTGTGGGAGGGGTTGAGTTACTTCAACACGTTGTTATTCAATTGTTGTTACATTTGCAATAATGAAGGAtgtagaaaacaatttttttaaattcttattaTTCAAAAGAACGTTACAGTAAAACAACTGTTTTATAGCATCCCTGTCACCCCAAAAGGAATTGAGCGGGTTTgaaaaatagatagatagataaatagacagagagacagacagagagggagggagggaaggacggacatttttaacacagagggatttttttcacttaaaatcTAAAccagttgtttttatttcattcagaCCCATTCCAAGGACAAtggtgttttatgtttttttttcctctatatCATTATTTTTATGTGGTCTATTCGACGGGATGACGTCAGACCCCGGAACGCTGACGCAGCGTTTCCCGTCGGACTGTATTTGTAGGCGCACAGACGCACCTTGAACTTTCCCgtcttttcctctcttttctcCCCTCATGAAGGATGTCTAGCCTCGCGCGGCTGCTCCGGGCCGCCCGCCCCGCCGGCGGATGGGGGTCACGCGGCGCACGCGCAGAAAACCGCCTCATTTTTGGTCCGATAACGAACTTTTTACGGCGGAGTTCGGCTTCGGTTCCGCCCCCAAGTCAGACCGACTCTCACAGAGCCTGTTCCGGTTCTGCCGGGACGGTCCGGATCGGCTGCGCCTCCGGGTTCTGGGGGGACACGGCCACTTCAGGTACCGGCGTTGGTTTGTGGTTCCGGGAGTTCGGTTCGGTTCGACACCCATCAGCTGCGGAACAATAAttcataatatttttgtttacacactttcaaacaaacaaagattcGTGCGCATGCGCGCCTGATCtaaaaaattttactttttattttagacattttttttaataattgtttaaTTGACCTTACatcttaaatattttatttaatgatcattttttaataaaatatttctattttttgttttgttttttcatggtcctaaattttaaatatttttttattttattttttcttcttgacagcctttatattcattttcactttacatttgctgttgtttattgtttgtttttattccatcCATGTTTGTTTCTATGAGACCtttttcaaccaatcagagattTAGTTTGTTGAATCTGGATTCAAACCTGATCTCAGATCGGCTCAGTGAGAACAGAAATCAGTCTGTCGCTGCTCAGaggtgtgcacgtgtgtgtgcacgtgtgtgtgtgtgtttcagtgccTCAGCTGATCTTCGGCGGGAGGCTGGACTTCCTGGTCTTCGACTACCTCAGTGAGATCACCATGTCGCTGCTCACCGCCGCCAGAACCAAGGCGCCTGTGAGTCCACTctgggagggggcggggcttctgttcaaaatctgtttttctcccCCCTCCTCTTTTCATTTGGATTATGACGTTTGTTTTaggccaaataaaaaaaacaggaactgGTTTCTGCAAAACGTTATACAATAACGATTGAGTTGTGGGCAcaaacaaccccgccccctattcccatcacccataactgagagctctctgttcacaccGTCTCCTGCTAGCTGCAGCCCCTTCCTAACATTAGAGATATCAGATCCATCCAGATGACCAGtgtagatccagattccagctcagaccaggaaaacaaaggcgatcacggatctatttgtctgcatcagaaaggggcggagcttggagcTTAAGGCCCCCGTCACACATAGGATCATCTTTGTCATACAGGATTTTTTCCCTccgattcacagtgatttgaatgaagaaaggGTGGAGAAAGGCATTTTaatcctatttgtttttaatatttttcctcCACTAGAACCTGACAGATCATTATTCCCACCAGAGGGCGACTTTAAAACGACCCTTAGAGCAGATAAAGGAGAACATTTCGTCCTGATTGTTTATTGAAGCGTTTATTTTGGTGAGCTTCCGTCATGAAGGAAACGCCAGCGTTGCAGGTTTCACTGAACTCTGTGCTGCAGAGCTGGTCTCTGCCAGCAGGGGGCGTAAGCAGCCTGTCTCTGAACTCTCCTCCTGCAGAACCTGGGTTACGCTCCAGACTTTGTGCACGCCGCTCTGGCGCCGTTCATCAACGACATCCACAGGAAAGGTGAGCGCACGCCTGCAGAGTTGTTGTTGGGCGTCCTGTCTCCATGGCAACGGTTGAACACGCCGGCCCCTTCTCCCCGGCAGGGATCCGTATCGTCAGCAACGCAGGCGGGGTGAACCCTTTGGCGTGCGCCGAGGCCATACGGGAGGTCGTCAAGAAGGCGGGGCTTAACCTCAAGGTCGCCGTGGTGACGGGCGACGACCTCATGCCGCGGGTGTGACATCGTCTGCGTGGAAGTTTAAACGTGTGGTTTTTCCCGGTGGTCTCATGTCTCCTTCCTCAGAGGGGCCGCATGGCGGAAGTCCAGATGGCGGACGGCGAGGGCATGCAGCCGCTGCCGCGGACGCTGCACAGCATGAACGCCTACCTGGGGTACGCCGGCCGAGTCGCTCTGCGGCCCGGGCCGCCGCTGACGcgcctctgtgtgtgtgcagggcCCAGCCCATCCGCCGCTGCCTGGACCTGGGCGCCGACGTGGTGGTGACGGGACGCTGCGTGGACAGCGCCGTGGCGCTGGGGCCGCTCATGCACGCTGTAGGTTTGTCAGCGGAACCGTAGGTCAGGCGGCTTCCATCCGTGcaggacctgcagcagctgcaaacaTGTCCTCCGCATGTCCTGCTGATGCACAGCACACGTCCGTCAGACGAGGAGCTTAaagacctttctgtgttttccTGCAGTTCGGATGGAGCAGAAGCGACTACGACCTTCTGGCAGCAGGAAGGTAGAAACAGCTCTTCCTGAAGCTTTGCTCCACTTTCCTGACATCCAGACGCCTCCATGTTTGCATCAGAGCTCCGTCACTCATGGGGTTCAGGCTGAGCATCAAACGTTTCACTGATCCAGGATCCGTCTGCATGAAGCCGTTTCGTTTCAGAATCTCTTCACATCATCAGCTGTGTGTCTAAAATGGACTCTAGAGGCCCAAAGTTTACGGAGATTTTAAGACCTATTTCACTGTAAAACATGAGTCGTACTAATAACTGGAGGTTAAAACATAAATCCTGGAATCAAACTTTAGTCTGGATTCTGTTCTTGAACTTTAAatccatcaacattttttacagaCAAAACATCTGAACTCTGTTCTAGCCTGGTTCTTGTTTTCTAGTGGTTCTAGCAGAACCGTCTGTTTTGGGTCGATTCTTGTTGGATGAACCTCCTGGTCCAAGCTTGATGAAACCGGAGCATCAGACCCATACCATCACActtcctcctctgtgtttgACTCTGGAGCTTTCCACTTTATTTGAACGGGGATTCTGCTCGAGGAGCCGAACGTTTCAGATGTTGGTTCATGGGTTTTACTCAGTAACTAGTATTTTCTGGTCCAGATGAGCTTCTTCTTATTATTCTGACGTCTTCACACGGACTTTCTTGGTGCGACTCGTCCGGTCCGCGTCCAGATCGTCACCGTTCAAACGGAGACTTTGACCCGGATGCAGCTCAGAGTCCTTTAAACTTTCTCTGGAGGATAGACCCACATTTCTGCGTTTAATGATGCTCCGTCTGAACTCCATCTTTAGTTTCTTATAAAACACAACTTTCGGCTGTACAGCGGTGCTCATGTGGAGCTCAGGAGGGTTTGAACCCTCACCGTTTGGGTTGGAACATCTGTGTCAGCCTCTGGGGCACAGACAGCTTTAAATTGTTCAAATCCTTCCTTTTCTcttgaaattacttttttacataatttcaaTGTGTGGACAATGTTCAGTTTTGGataaactaacatttttttttaacattttgtcatttctcTGTTTACTTTTGTAACATTTCCAGCTCTTCATTGGCCGTTTCCACCAATTAAAGTTTTCTGAAACTTTTAACCCGTAGTGTACAAACTGCTACAAACTGTTACAAGTGTTCTTCATATAAGTAAATATGTTGACTAAACATTATGGGCACAAGCACAGAGCCCTGTGGTACGCCCCTCAGTACCTTATTGTCAGTTTGGGAAGAACTTTCCTCATGGAAGGCTTCTGCACTACAGGTGTCGTTTTTTCCTGTCTGGTTGTTCTGAACAGCATGTGATGATGAAAAGCTAACGGCAGTCGTTGTAGCTGTTGCTGTTGTTTCAGTCTCGCAGGTCACCTGATCGAGTGTGGCGCCCAGAGCACAGGCGGCATCTTCACCGACTGGCACAGAGTTCCTGACTGGTGGGTATCAGCTGGGCGGGGGTCCGGTTCTAAACGTAGATGTTCTACTAAACGAAAGACCCCCCCCAAAGGGAGAGAGGAAAGAGGGGTTCAAACCCTAGAAGTCAGGCCAGACCATGTTATCTCCGGGTTGTCCCAGCTCTCACCTGTCTGGACTCCTCTATACCAGCATCATGGTATAGTAGCCCATACCATGATGCTGCTGCCACCGTTTTATCTGAGAACAAATCAagttcatttcctgttttttccttttacgcTAAGAAAATTCAGTCAGAGCTTGACGTGAGCTTAACCTTAGGTCTGAGGTGAGCTGTGCCCCTCCCCCAGGGACGTGATGGGCTTCCCGGTGGTGGAGTGTTCGCCCGACGGCTCCTTCGTTCTCTCCAAGCCTCCCAACACCGGCGGCCTGGTCTCCTTTGGAACGGTGGCCGAGCAGCTGGTGTACGAGATCGGCGACCCGCGGCGATACCTGCTGCCCGACGTCACCTGCGACTTCAGCCAGGTGGTCCTCCAGGAAGTATCCGGTAccgccccccacacacacaccaaaggcTTTCATAGCTCTGTCAGAGTGACCTTAAACAAACTCATCTGGGGCTTGACTCTGGCCCCCGACTGAACCCGCCACCCTCCTCTGAGCCTCCATGAAGCTCCTTATCAGCCGCTGCTTCAGAAACCAAACATGTGTCCCGGCCTGAACCCGTGGAGAGCTCCTAACCTCCAGGCGAACCCCTGAACGCGTCCTGTGACCCGCCGCTGAACCGCCGCTCTCTGATAAGACGCCTCGTTTCTGCTCCTGCCGGTAATTAATTCCCCTCTTCTGGATCTGTGGAGACGAGGCGGGTTCTGTCCTCCCACGGCGCTTAGAGTCAATAACATCACAAATCACTTTAGTTGTATATAAACTCTGGAAACATCCCCAATATTTCACACCACTCTACAAACCTGCTGCTCACCCGGGTGCAGATCCGCCCGGCGACGCCTCCTGCTGCTTTCCCATTGGTTCAGAGAGCCAAAGAGGCAGGTCATGATGCTGGACTGGATTCCATTCGAGGTCTTCTCTGTTCATCTGCAGCTGAACTCACTTTGACCCAAAACAAACGTGGTTTTCATCACATTTAGGAGCCGTTTTCCAAAAACCGGACCAGGTTTTAGAACCACACAGAACATTTCTCTAATGAGACGTGTCCTCAAACCTTTAGGAACCAGACCGAACATCTGGATCTTCATGTTCTGCCATCAAAACccgtttaaaatgaaaataaagacccGACAGAACCGACGGACAGAACCGTTCTGATGGGAGGAGACTGAGTGGAGAGGACGACCGCTGCTGTCAGGGATGGACAAACATTTACCACATTGAGCTTCAATCGTAGGCGACGTCTGAAGCCgtggtcacatgcacccataggGGGGGTCGACCCGTACAGGTGCAGCAGGTTTTCCGGGTCGTCTGGACCCGTATAGGGTCGCAGGATCGCAGggggttaaaaaaggaaaagtctaGACGACACGCCTGCGTGTCCCCTGCTTCACCCGTACGCtccgttcacaccgccctcgtaAACGCGCGTTCAGGCGACCACGCCACGCATTTTAGGGCATCCGTGTTCAAAATCTCTCACCGTCACGCGTCAGTGTCCGAGTTCCTGCAGCCGTTTTTGGGGCTGTGCGTACAAAACACGCGGCTACTGAACACGTGTTAGAAGTTACAGCAGGTCGAACTTGATCCtaatgtatggatggcgtcctttttgaAAACTGACTGACCAGATTTACACGGCTTTGACACGGTGGAGGACAGTAGataaagatgaagaagaagCCCCGATGAAGCCTCAGACCGATCTGCAGAATCAACTGGTTCTGGTGTTGCTGTGTGAACGCACGTCTGATccctccagaacctccagagCTGCAGGGATTCTAACCCTTCCATCAGATGACAACACCTGACAGAGATCTACTGTTGTCACCTCCTGCTGTGGCGGCGGTTCTGATGGACTCGCAGCGGTTCTGATGGACTCGCAGCTTCACCTTTGACCCCGAACAATCCCGCCtggtttgctgttgtgtgtttcAGGTTGTGTTTAGATGGTTTAGTCGTAAACTATGCGCTGCTGTCAACTTTCAGGCCACAATATCCTTGAGAAACCACAACAGCAAACCGTTTATGGAGCTCGGGGAACGGCGCCGTGCCAGAACCGTTCTGACTCAGAGATGAGCGCAGAAATGTGACGACACCCACTGAATGTGAACTCTGCAAGTTGttactaaaaatgtaaatatttcttCTAATTGAGCCCGGTTGAACTCTGGAGTCCGGTCTGACCGCCGCCCGACCCGACTCTGCACTCGGCAGTTTATCTTTAAACGCAGCCGGGCGGGAAACCCGGCCAAAGGCGAGTTCTGGGCTCGGTTCACGCAGGGGTGACGGAGCCCAGCGCGGCGTCCGCTGCACGTACGGCGAGGTAACGGGTGGTGCGAGGGGGGGACGGGGGCCAAAGCCGCTCCCCCCTTTCTCTGCTCTGAGAGTCCGGAGGCTGAAAGAGCAAACGGAGAAAGATTCAAGACTGTTTACCTCAAAACAAAACGTTTCCCCTCCAAAAAGATTATgggaaaataaaagtctgtttatttttaaggtttgattaaaataaaaccagtAAAACTGAAGTTTCCttaatgctgttttattttattttatttttttctttctcatgaTTTCTCTGACATTTATTTACAATCGTAGTAAAAATAAACGAGGTCCAAACAGGAAGAGCAGTGGCGTCCCTCAGGGATCCGTTTTAGGACAAAACAAACGGACTCCTGAATGATTCTTTCCATCAATCACTAAACTAGTAAATCCCCTTCCATCAACATGAATGCAAAGTGCCGGACATAAATCCTAAATGAACATACATTACAAGTCATGAAACTCTTTGACTGCAATAAGAGTCATTCTGAAAATAGATAAAGAACACTAACTTCACTAGAAAGTAG
This genomic window contains:
- the LOC101171779 gene encoding uncharacterized protein LOC101171779, producing MSSLARLLRAARPAGGWGSRGARAENRLIFGPITNFLRRSSASVPPPSQTDSHRACSGSAGTVRIGCASGFWGDTATSVPQLIFGGRLDFLVFDYLSEITMSLLTAARTKAPNLGYAPDFVHAALAPFINDIHRKGIRIVSNAGGVNPLACAEAIREVVKKAGLNLKVAVVTGDDLMPRRGRMAEVQMADGEGMQPLPRTLHSMNAYLGAQPIRRCLDLGADVVVTGRCVDSAVALGPLMHAFGWSRSDYDLLAAGSLAGHLIECGAQSTGGIFTDWHRVPDWDVMGFPVVECSPDGSFVLSKPPNTGGLVSFGTVAEQLVYEIGDPRRYLLPDVTCDFSQVVLQEVSGTEGGAVSVRGARGFPPPNDYKVCATYLDGFRATAVCPVGGPRAAEKARRTADSLIKRTRRLFQLLNLDDFSAVNVQILGAEDTYGHNARNKESREAVIWMSVHHKQKKALEVFSREIASAGTGMAPGLTGIVGGRPKVSPVLKPFFFLQPKSQLTVDIHLGGKLVESLTEAEPDTPVRDEAPPTSAEDTPDTELPSGPHSYRLEELAFTRSGDKGDSANIGVVARHPLFFPYLKQHLTPAVVHEYFSHLIEPGHHSAAVTRYTLPGIHALNFVLRRSLGGGGVASLRSDPQGKAYGQMLLDLRLSGLPDLKSLVD